GAGGAGGTATTTCTTTTTTTTAATTTTAATTTTTTCTTTGTTTTTATTTTCTAGTTGTAATCTATCCTTGCCTTTTTTTACAAAACCTGATAATGGACCTGTTGTTAATAATAATATTGATAATTCTGCTATGGTTGCTGAAGATGAAAAGAATAAAGTTGAATTTTTAGCTCCTCAGATTATAGATTTATTATCAATTGACGTTGATAATAAATTGTTTGGATCTTTTTTATCTTATGATAATCTTTTTTATTATCACGATATTGATACGTTATATATTTACTCTTTAAAGGATAAAAAAATTATATACAGTGAAAGATTTAATTCTACATTATTTAGTAATTTTATTATTTCTCATGATAATAATTTAATTTTTTCCAATGGCTCTGTTTTATATAAATATTCTTTTAAAGGGAAAAAACTTTTTGAATATGATTTTAATGAGAGCATTAAATCTATAGCCATTACCCCATTTAATGAAATATATGTTTTGTCAGATGTTGGCACATTATTTAAATTAAAGGATAAAGAAGTTCAATGGAGTAAGAGGTTAAATGCAACTATTACATCTAATTTGATTATTAGTTATAATAATAGAATATTTTTTGGCGATGCTAATGGTAATATATATATATATGATTCCAACGGTAACCGTTTAGGGGTTTCAAAGATAAGTGGTAGTGCCGTTGGAAATTTTGCCACTGATAATACAGGAAAGATTTATGTTTTAAGCAGTAATAAGTATTTATATGTTATTGATAATAATGGTGAAATTTTATGGACTAACGAATATGATGAAGTGCTTTTAAACGTATTGGTTGATGATAATTTGAATTATTATCTTGCAACAGATGAGAATATATATGTATATAATAAGGATTTTGAAGAAATAGGAAAATATGAAATTGGAAAAATCTTTACGCAGATAATATATGCTAAGGATAAAATATTGTTTGGCACAAAGGATAAATTGTTAAATGTGTTGGATTTAAAGGAGAAAAAGGTATATAGATATAAGCTTTCCGAGAATATTTTATTGGATTATATCTACTTTGATGGAAAGAATATCTTTATTCCTTTAAAAGATAAAGTAGTTTATACAAAATTAGATGTTGATTATAATGCTTTATTCTGGACACAATCTTATGGATATTTAAACAGAGGATATATGAATTTACCTCCTCAGAAGCCTATGCTGGTTTATCCTAAAAACAATACTTCTGTTGTTGTTGAAAAAGCCCTTAAATTAATATGGAAATCATATGATTTAAATAATGAGGGTTTAACCTATAATGTATATTATGGGACAAATAAAAATTCTTTAAGTTTAGCGGCAAAAAATCTTGTTAAGCCTACTTTCGAATTAAAAAATTTAAGAGGGAAAAGAACATATTATGTTAAAATTACAGCATTTGATAGTGTTAATGCTGTGGATAGTGATGTTTATGCCTTTAGAATTTTGTATAAACCTGAAAGACCTGTAGCTGTTCAACCTTTAAATGAAGAGAAAAATATATCTTTAAATCCTGTTTTAAAATGGGAAGCCAGAGATAAAGATAGTACAAGATTAAAATATAATCTGTATTTTGGCGAAGATAAAGATAATCTTTCTCCTGTTGCAACTAATCTCACATTAAATACATTTGATTTAAAACAGAAATTAAAGCCTTCTTTTAAGTATTATTGGAAGGTAGAGGTTATTGATGATAATAATAATAAGAATATTAGTAATGTTTTTGAATTTGTTACTTCAAATCCGCCATCTACACCTGTTATATTGGAACCTGACCTTTCTCAGGAAATTTCCTATGATGCAACATTTGTATGGGAGTCAAAAGATGAGGATAACGATAATTTATCCTATGATTTATATTTGGGATATGATGATGGTGAAATGAAAAAGATTATTGAAGATTATAAAAAGAATGAAATAGTTATTTCATATTTATCTCCTGGTAAGAGTTATAGGTTTAAAATAGGGGTTAGAGATGGTAAGGGAAATTATGTGGAAAGTAAGGTATATATTATAAAGGTAAAGTTTTCTCCTATTTTACAATGGAAATTTATTATGGATGACAAAGTTGAAGGTAATCCTGCATTGGATAATGAAGGGAATATTTATGTTGGAGATAATAGCGGTTATTTCTATAAAATAAATTCTAAAGGCATTTTATTATGGAGATTTAAAACAGAGGATAAAATCTGGTCCAGCCCAACTTATTATAATGGCCTGGTTTATTTTGGAAGCAATGATGGTTATTTATATGTATTAAATAGCAAAGGTGAATTAATCTGGAAATTTAAAACGCAAGATATAATAACCTCTTCTCCTTTAATAGATATAGATGGGACAATATATGTGGGAAGCTGGGATGGATTTTTGTATGCGATAAACCCGGATGGAACTTTAAAATGGAAGTTTAAGACTAATAATTCTATTAGCGGAAGTCCTGTAATGGGAAGAGATGGAACAATATATATAGGTAGCTGGGATGGATTTTTGTATGCGATAAATCCAGATGGTACTTTAAAATGGAA
This is a stretch of genomic DNA from Marinitoga piezophila KA3. It encodes these proteins:
- a CDS encoding PQQ-binding-like beta-propeller repeat protein translates to MRRYFFFLILIFSLFLFSSCNLSLPFFTKPDNGPVVNNNIDNSAMVAEDEKNKVEFLAPQIIDLLSIDVDNKLFGSFLSYDNLFYYHDIDTLYIYSLKDKKIIYSERFNSTLFSNFIISHDNNLIFSNGSVLYKYSFKGKKLFEYDFNESIKSIAITPFNEIYVLSDVGTLFKLKDKEVQWSKRLNATITSNLIISYNNRIFFGDANGNIYIYDSNGNRLGVSKISGSAVGNFATDNTGKIYVLSSNKYLYVIDNNGEILWTNEYDEVLLNVLVDDNLNYYLATDENIYVYNKDFEEIGKYEIGKIFTQIIYAKDKILFGTKDKLLNVLDLKEKKVYRYKLSENILLDYIYFDGKNIFIPLKDKVVYTKLDVDYNALFWTQSYGYLNRGYMNLPPQKPMLVYPKNNTSVVVEKALKLIWKSYDLNNEGLTYNVYYGTNKNSLSLAAKNLVKPTFELKNLRGKRTYYVKITAFDSVNAVDSDVYAFRILYKPERPVAVQPLNEEKNISLNPVLKWEARDKDSTRLKYNLYFGEDKDNLSPVATNLTLNTFDLKQKLKPSFKYYWKVEVIDDNNNKNISNVFEFVTSNPPSTPVILEPDLSQEISYDATFVWESKDEDNDNLSYDLYLGYDDGEMKKIIEDYKKNEIVISYLSPGKSYRFKIGVRDGKGNYVESKVYIIKVKFSPILQWKFIMDDKVEGNPALDNEGNIYVGDNSGYFYKINSKGILLWRFKTEDKIWSSPTYYNGLVYFGSNDGYLYVLNSKGELIWKFKTQDIITSSPLIDIDGTIYVGSWDGFLYAINPDGTLKWKFKTNNSISGSPVMGRDGTIYIGSWDGFLYAINPDGTLKWKFKTENRISQTAALDREENIYIGSEDGNLYVLNFEGELKWKFKTESYIKSSPVIDRNGVVYIGGWDNYFYAINPDGSLKWKYKTEYVLLSSPVIGNLGNIYMAGYDHFIYCFDEEGSLKWKREMNDMIGTNLILSNNKLIFADVKGFLYVLNVQDKNLDSLAHWPAFKRDNFNMGKLVTVRNSLPLGPDNPYPEDNQKDVSLYTKLKWQAYDMDGDKIVYDLYFGTEKDKLKKIVENSPVSEYTPEHILSPKTVYYWKVVVKDVRNGVKEGPVWSFKTINPYGKIKWNFKTLGWVENTPLIVGNSIYFGSYDKYFYALTTNGNLKWKFLANSEIIASPNTEDNNIIYFGDVSGRLYSITRDGTLIWTLKLDGDIISTPLVKNGKIYIGTSNGILYAIDKNGEILWTFKTGDYIASMPSYYDGNIIFGSSDSYVYSINEKGELNWKFRTSGAVKSSPSIDNEGNIYIGSDDNYLYKLTKDGILVFKFKTNSSIQTKASIDSNGNIYFGSLDHYLYIINKEGKLITRFKTDGPIISTPTFDDKGYIYFASLDSKVYALNKDYKIDWIFKSGYGISSSPIVKDGILYISSKDGYMYALQIEGENTPENYIIKNYYNK